In Chitinivibrio alkaliphilus ACht1, one DNA window encodes the following:
- a CDS encoding aminotransferase class I/II-fold pyridoxal phosphate-dependent enzyme — MNDQAAQLNTTIRQERESVYTLLSERGRNSFFPTGGILAQGAEAASCELNATIGVALEDSMEAASLAPLREMISLPPDQAFKYASSYGIPALREQWKQMLYEKNPTLVEKATSTPVVTSALTHGISTATNLFLNSQDRLICPHYYWGNYNLVLQNGSGASLDLYDTFHEGGYNISGLREKLCAEPPGKKALILNFPNNPTGYTVTQEEAYALRDMLVEMAEAGNTLVVFIDDAYFGLVFKDGVYEESLFALLADAHENILAVKIDGPTKEDYVWGFRIGFITYGTRGGTPQLYEALESKTAGFIRGTISNASGVSQHLLLSCYRSEQYRAEKAKKFALLKERFDTVRKILETHPEYAEEFTALPYNSGYFMCVALRAGCSAETVRRHLVTKYSVGLIATGGILRVAFSSTPKDRLPDLFAALYKACKEVK, encoded by the coding sequence ATGAATGACCAAGCAGCACAGTTAAACACGACCATACGCCAGGAGAGGGAGAGTGTGTATACCCTTCTATCGGAACGAGGGCGTAACAGTTTTTTTCCCACCGGGGGCATTCTTGCGCAAGGGGCAGAAGCCGCATCATGCGAACTCAATGCAACCATTGGGGTTGCCTTGGAAGATAGCATGGAAGCAGCATCCCTTGCTCCCCTGCGGGAGATGATATCTCTTCCGCCCGATCAGGCGTTTAAATATGCCTCCAGTTATGGAATTCCCGCCTTACGGGAGCAGTGGAAACAGATGCTGTATGAAAAAAACCCAACCCTTGTTGAAAAAGCCACATCGACACCTGTAGTCACCAGTGCTCTTACCCATGGAATAAGTACGGCTACAAACCTCTTTCTAAATTCACAAGACCGCCTTATCTGTCCACACTACTATTGGGGCAACTACAATCTGGTGTTACAAAATGGGAGCGGCGCATCTCTTGATCTCTACGATACATTTCATGAGGGTGGATATAACATATCCGGCCTTCGCGAGAAACTGTGTGCAGAACCACCGGGGAAAAAGGCGCTCATCCTCAATTTTCCCAATAACCCCACAGGGTATACGGTTACGCAAGAAGAAGCCTATGCTCTTCGCGACATGCTTGTTGAAATGGCCGAAGCGGGAAACACTCTGGTTGTATTTATTGATGATGCCTATTTCGGCCTTGTTTTCAAAGACGGCGTATATGAAGAATCACTCTTTGCGCTTCTTGCAGATGCCCATGAAAATATTCTTGCCGTGAAGATAGACGGCCCAACAAAAGAGGATTATGTCTGGGGTTTTCGCATTGGCTTTATAACCTATGGTACACGGGGCGGAACCCCCCAGCTCTACGAAGCCCTTGAGTCTAAAACGGCCGGATTCATCCGCGGAACCATCTCAAATGCCTCTGGGGTAAGTCAACACCTGTTGCTATCGTGCTATCGTTCAGAACAATACCGCGCAGAAAAGGCGAAGAAATTTGCACTTCTCAAAGAACGGTTTGACACCGTGCGAAAGATTCTGGAAACACATCCAGAATATGCTGAAGAATTTACGGCCTTACCGTATAACTCAGGATACTTTATGTGTGTTGCCCTTCGTGCAGGGTGCAGTGCAGAAACGGTTCGGCGCCATCTTGTTACCAAATACAGCGTCGGTCTTATTGCCACCGGAGGAATCTTACGGGTTGCCTTCTCATCCACACCGAAAGACCGTTTACCCGATCTCTTCGCGGCACTCTACAAGGCCTGTAAAGAGGTCAAATGA